The genomic stretch CTGTCTTCGTCGTGGGCGGCACCGGGCTGTACTTGCGCGTGCTGCTTCACGGTGTGCTCGAGGCGCCCGGGGCCTTGCCGGAGTTGAGGGCGGAGTTGGAGGCGCTGGCGGCCGGTGAGGGGCGCGAGGCGGTGCACCGGAAGCTGGCGGAGGTGGACCCGGAGACGGCAGCGAAGCTTCCTCCGCAGGACCTGGTCCGCGTCATCCGGGCGCTGGAGATTCATGCGCAGACGGGCGTGCCTGCCTCGGCGTTCCGGAAGGCCCATGCCTTCGCGCCGGACCGTTATCCCTTCCAACTGTACGTCCTGTCGCCACCGCGCGACGTGTTGTACGGGCTCATCAACACGCGCACGCGGATGTTGTTCGAGCGTGGGCTCGTCGAGGAGACCCGCGAGCTGCTGGCGCGAGGGTACGCCGATGCGGCGCCCATGCGCAGCGTGGGCTACGTGCAGGCGCGCGCCGTCGTCGAGGGTCGGATGACGCGCGAAGAGGCCATCCACGACACCGCGCAGGAGACGCGCCGCTACGCCAAGCGGCAGTTGACGTGGTTCCGGAAGGAGCCCGGTGCTGTCTTCCTGGCTCCCCCGTACGAAGCGGCGCTTCCGCGCGGCGGCTGTTGCTCACCCTGACGGCCCAAGGGCCGGGGCGGGCGAGGGACGGAGCGGCGTCAGCGAGCGT from Myxococcus xanthus encodes the following:
- the miaA gene encoding tRNA (adenosine(37)-N6)-dimethylallyltransferase MiaA, producing MGEGGAQRPLLTVIAGPTASGKTALAIALAQRAGGEIVSADSQQVYRHFDIGTAKPSSEELAAVPHHLVSAVDPMEAFSAVEYQRRADAVIAEIAARGRPVFVVGGTGLYLRVLLHGVLEAPGALPELRAELEALAAGEGREAVHRKLAEVDPETAAKLPPQDLVRVIRALEIHAQTGVPASAFRKAHAFAPDRYPFQLYVLSPPRDVLYGLINTRTRMLFERGLVEETRELLARGYADAAPMRSVGYVQARAVVEGRMTREEAIHDTAQETRRYAKRQLTWFRKEPGAVFLAPPYEAALPRGGCCSP